The Arvicanthis niloticus isolate mArvNil1 chromosome 21, mArvNil1.pat.X, whole genome shotgun sequence genome includes the window CTCAAGGAGACTTGAGGGAACTCTGTAGTGGGACGGTAGGAGCTGAGGGAGTGTTCTTCAGCCAGGATCCCACACGTCGTAAAGAGCCATTGGATCAGGGATTGCACACCAACAGCTTCAAACCCCAGGGGATTCGAAGCCAGAGCTTTAGGAACATTCCCCAATGGCCTTGCATCTGAGGGCATGTCCACTAAGAACCCCACATCTGAAAAGATCCCAAAGATCCCACATGTTAGGACCTTATACACTTAAGGTACAATCCATCAATGACCCTGGGTCACCATGATGCACAATCAAAGAATCTTTTCCCAGGGTTTCTAGCTAAGGGAGCATTTTCTAAGGACCCAGTGCCTAAGAGAGCATCTGTCAAGGATTCCGAGGCTGTATGTCCCTGTCAGCCAATGAAGAACTCTCTGGCAGAACAGGAGGTAGAAAGGGAGTCCCTTGGGCATCTGAAGGACTTGAAAGGATTAAAGAAAGAGGGACAGTCGCTTACCACAGCCAGGTAGAAAGGTCTGAGGAAAACAGTGGAGCTGGCCGTGCCAGCATCTGCACAGGGAACACTTCTTGGGCAGCCAGGTGCCATGGAGGATAGACCCACAGTgcctgagagagaagagacaacatcCACTGTCACGAaattcctttcccttcttccttccccatcaTCCAGTTCTGTCCCCTCCAACAGCACTTACTCTTTGCGTACATCATGTTCACAGTTGCGTCCATAGAAGGAAGGAGGACAGGCACAGAAGGACCCCAGGATGCAGGTCCCTCCATTCAGACAGCAAGTTTTATTAAGCAGCTTACCTGAAATGTAAGAGAAGTCATGGGGCAGGTGGAGGACTGAAAAGTCCACAGGCAAAGGTTCATGCAGCTGGCATTGTCTCCCCAGAGTACTCTGAAGGGCCTGTAGTACATGACTCTTTCAGGGAAATAACTTTCAAGTTCAGACCAGGTCGGCTACCTGGTCTGATGCTTACCCAGGTCCCAGCATGAAGTGGCACCAGGAGAGAAACTGAATTATCAGGGacgtgacacacacacacacacacacacacacacacacacacacacctcactcacCTTCATATGTCAAGCTAGTACAACCCACCTAGCTGCTACCTCACACATCATGTCTCTTGGGGTAAGTGCTAAAGGGTTATTTCAGAGATCAAGGGCCATGACAGAGATGGATTAAGGCAAAAGTCTTACTATTCTGTATCCCCACGGAAGGCACAAACTGTAAAGACCGATCGCGTATTGCAGGTGCTTTCTGGTCCCAAATGCTGTTATCTCTGATGGGGAGGTCTCTCTGAGAGGAAATAGCCAGCTCACGGCGGCCCATCCctgtattatgtattttaagcCACATAAAAGATTGTTGGTATTCATAAGAAAAacacctccccccaccacccaccaaCAAGTGCGCTTATGAAGTATGCTTGCTTATGATCTCTGCACTCAAGAGGCGGAGGAGGGATCCAGTTAGAGATGAGACTGAGTGGTCCCATCCAAAAACACTAGGGGCTGAGGAGGAAGCTCAACGGCAGTGTTCTGAGTAAGCCTAAGGTTTAATGCCAATGCagaagtgggagtggggtggaCGGTAATCCGGGAGTATGTCCAATAATAGGTGCAAAAGTCTGGATTAAATCCACAGTATCACATGAAAAACAATGGCAACAAAAGTTGCTcgtcaaaaccaaccaaccaaacaaacaaacaaaaaaaccccaaacaaacaaaacttcagcCAGATTTGGTAgtgaacttgggaggcagaggcaggagaatcaggagttcaagttcaaCCTTGCCTGTATTGTGAGTTCCTAGGCAGCCTGGGATACAAGGTCTTaaccaaaaaacaagacaaaagtgTATGCATGCGCATATGctcgtgcgtgcgtgtgtgcgtgtgtgtgtgtgtgtgtgtgtgtgtgtgtgtgtatacaaagcTCACTGGATATGGTAGTAGTTCCAGGAT containing:
- the Cripto gene encoding protein Cripto, which translates into the protein MGRRELAISSQRDLPIRDNSIWDQKAPAIRDRSLQFVPSVGIQNSKLLNKTCCLNGGTCILGSFCACPPSFYGRNCEHDVRKEHCGSILHGTWLPKKCSLCRCWHGQLHCFPQTFLPGCDGHVMDQDLQVSGTLRQTPSVPTTFLLAGVCLFLEVKV